TGGACCAAAGCTGGTCGGCGTCGGCGGCGGGCATGGTCGAGCCCCATGCGGTGCTGGCCCCGAACCCGCTGATCTTCTGGAACTTCGTGGTCGCATCGATGGTGATCGTGGCGGCGCCTGCGAGCGCGCCCATCGAGCAAAGGAGTGCCCCGACATTCTTTGTCTGACGCTTGCCAAGGAATCGGATCATCGGAACACTCCTCTATCGAGTCAGGCTAAGGAACCATCACGCTCTGGACCGCGCGACCGGCGTCGCCCACGGACTCGAGCATGTACACGCCACGCTTCGTGGAAGCTAAGGCCAACTGGATCGCAGGGCATCCGGTTGTCGCGGCTGGCTATTGCCGTTCTGGCAAAAACACCTGAATCACTTCGGGTCACATTCCCCGAAAGCCTGTCCTGAGCTTGTCGAAGGGCTTGCTTCGGTGACCCGAAATCGCTGGCCAAGAAAATACCCCGCAGCTTGCTGCGGGGTGGTTTATTTGGAAGCGTCGATCAATCCCGGTAGAAGGTGGTGGCTTGATCCGAGGGGGCATCGCCCAGCCGGACCGTGTGGATGCCGCGCGCGAGCCCCTCCAAGGGGATTTCGACGTGCGATCCGCTGACGCGCCGGCTCAAGGCTTCCCGGCCCTGGAGATCGTGGATGCGGAGGGTTTCATCGAAGCTCGCGGTGCGATCCAAAACCAAACGGTCACCTTGGACGGAGGTGCGCCAAATTTTGGGTGCCTGGCTCAGGGGGGCCGCACCAGCGGTGGGGAGGGTCAATTTTGCGCCCGCCCAGTCGCCGTGGTCGTTGGTGTTGCCGTCGCCGGCATCGGTCACGACCAAGGACAAACTGTCGATTCCCGTCACCGGAACATCGATGGAAACGGGTGCTGCCCCGCCTTTCATCACCGGGCTTTCGTAGAGTTTCCTACCGTCGCCGAACACCTGGAACACCACGCTGCCGGCGGAGGTTTCGGCATCGATCCCAATGTCGGATTGGAACTTGTCGAACTTCTTGCGCAACGCCAGCACGGTGGTGGAGGGCGAGTTGGTCCCCAAGCCCTTCGTGTAGGTCTTGGTTCCGATCTTCAAGCCGTTTCCGGCCACGCTCTTGTCCACGCCCAGGAGCTTCCAGGCATTGGTGATGGAATGGATGTGGCGATCGGAAACCCAGGTGGTGGCGTTGGGATCGCGCGTGCCCGTGACCTTGAACAGCGCCAGTCCATGCGACGGAACGGACACCGTGTGGGCGTCCTTGATGTTGCCCAGGTCCTTTTTTGCCCAAGCATCGCGGACCGTGACGGAGGTCGGATCCAGTTGGAGGTCGCTCCACTTGATGGTCATGTTGGATGCGGATCCCGAGCGGTTGAACAAGCCCACCGCAAACGCGTTGTAGTCGGTGCCCAGGGGCTTGACCCAGGTCTCGAAATCGCCGTTTTTGATGATCCGCCGGCCTTGGATCCCCGCCGGGTCCTGGTCGATCGCGATGATGTCGGAATTTGTCAGGATGGCGAGGTTGGTCGCGTTGACGCTCCGCACGTCGTTGCCCGCGATCAAGGGGGCGGCCATCAGGGCCCACAGCCCGAAGTGGGCCTTGTTTTCGTCCGTGGTGAGTTTTCCGGTGCCCACCTCCAGCATGTCCGGATCGGAAAACGCGCCGGGTCTGGTGAAGATGAACTTGTCGGCGTTCCCGTCCAGGTTGGTCATGATCGCCCGGCCGTAGACGTTGTTCACGCCCAGCCATTCCGAGGTGATGTCGTCGGTGCTGCGCCACAGGTTGCCCACCGCGGCCATCCACTCCTGGGTCTGCCAGGCGCAGACGGAATACACCATCTGCCGGCCGGAGGCGGCGATCGCCTTGCCCATGGTGGTGTAGTCGCTTTGCATCTGGCCCACGGGATTGCAGTTGTCGTACTTGACGTAGTCGATTCCCCAGGAGGCGAAGGTCTTGGCGTCGGCCGCTTCCTTGCCGTAGCTTCCGCTCTGGGGCACGTTCATGCAGGTCATGGAGCCGCGGTCGCCGTAGATCCCCAGCTTCATGCCCTTGGAATGGGCGTAGTCGGAAAGGCTCTTGATCCCGTTGGGAAACCGGGTGGGGTCGGCGCGCAGATTGCCCGAGGCGTCGCGGGCCGGATTGGCCATCCAGTTGTCGTCGAGGTTCACGTAGATGTACCCCGCCGCGCGCATGCCGTTGGTGCCCATCACGTCGATGATCCCTTTGATCAGGGATTCGTTGATGTTGCCGTAGAACGTGTTCCAGCTGTTCCAGCCCATGGGCGGAGTCATGGAGACCTTCTGGGCCTGGACGGAAAGGGCGGCACACAATCCGATCGCCATCGTTTTAGCCACAGTGTTCATTTGGAACTTCTCCTTCGCCGCCCAACGCAGGCAGTCCGCGAATCGACGAAACAGCAAATGGGCCCGGACGATTCCGATCCGGAAAGGTTTCCGGGAAAAGATGGCCAGCGCAGGGAGAGTCCAAGGGTGCTTCGACCGGCCGGAATTGGTAGTTCCTACAAAATGGGAATGGTCGGTCCGGTGCGGCCGTAGACCAGCCTGGGCTCCCATTTGTAGGGTTCCGGGGCGGGATCGCCTTGTTCTAGGGGACGTTCAGGAGGCTGGTCTTGGAGCCCCATGGGCCAATTGAAGTGATCAGGAAAACCCCCTGGGAGGCATCCGGGAAACGAAAGCGCCCTTGGTCCACCGCGCATTGCAACACGATCGTTCCATCCAGGCGGGAAACCGTGGCGGAGCGGATCTCGCGTGCATCGCTCAGGTGGACTTCACCCGCATGGAAAGTGGCCTGGATGGACGAAGATCCGTTTGGGGTGCCGGGAGCCAGGCTGGCATTTCCGGAAAGCGTGAAGCGCTTGAAGAAGGCCCAAACCTCTTCGGTGGTGTTCACCTTCGTGTTGGTGTTCATGGGCCATTCGTGTCCGCCCGTGATCATCGAATCGTAGACCACCTCGCTGCCCTGCGCGCACAGGTAGGTGGTCTTGGCCACCATCGAACTTTTGTTCGTGGCCGGATAGGGCCGCTGGCTGGTCTTGGTGGCGGTGTTGCAGCCGTTGAGCTTGATCCAGTTGTTGATGTCCTTCATGAAGGAGGCGACATCGGAAACGTCGTTGGTGCCGAACATGGTGAGGATGGGCACCGGCCGCTTGATGGCGGCCGTGGTGGAAAAGGACGGAATATGTCCAGAGACCGGAGCCACCGCGGCGAAGGTTTCCGGGTGCTTGTAACCCAGGCCGTTGGAGATGAAACCACCCTGCGAGAACCCGGTGCAATACACCCGCTCGCGATCCACCTTGTAGCGGCGATCCACCGTGTCCAGCAGTGCCAGGAGGAAGGGGTAGTCGGCGGTGTCCTGCATGCTCCAGGATCCGCCGATGGCGCTGGGGTAGATGGCGATGAACTTTTCGCGTTCCGCGACCTGGTTTCCCTTGGTGTCGTTGGCGAAATTTGTGCCGCTACCGCCATAGCCATGCACGAAGTACACGACTGGGGGCTTGCTGATGCCGGCGGGAACATAGATCACGGCGTTTCTGGATTTTCCGGCAAAGGAAAAGTTCAGGGTGACCGTGCTCTGGGCCGTTGCCGGCCCCACCAGAGCCAAACCGACCGCGAGGGTGGAAAGTACCGTGGGCTTGTTCATGGGAGTCTTCGCTTGGCTGGAGGAGTCGGCGGGAGCGAACCCGCCCACGATTTCAGAAAGTGGCGGGTATCAGCCAGGCGCCGTGGCTGTTTCGGTTCTGGACCCGCACCAGGAGCAATCCATGGTGCACAGGGAGGCTGATCCTGCTGCCCGATCCTTGCGCGATCCATCGGCCATCCGGCGTTCCGACCTGGATGTACTCTTGCTCCGAGTCGAATTCGAGGGTCCTCCCGGCAGATCCGGAGACCAACGTCCAGGGGGGCGCAGGAGCGACGCGTGTCGCCAGCGACGATTTGGGCAGGGCCTTGATCATGGCCGCCGCATAGCGTTTGCCGAATTCGCGATTGCCCGGCGAGGTCAGGTGATAGGCGTCCGTGGAAGCCTCCAAGCCTTTGGAAGACACCACCCAGCCGTTGGGAACCGTTTTGGCGGCGGTGGCCACGTAGGAGTTGTGCGCACCGCAGCACGCGGTTGCATCCTGGCGCAGCTCACCGATCAGTACGGGCACATCGGCGAATTTCAGGTCGGCCTTCAGGTCGGTCACGATCTTCGCCACCCGGGTCGGCCAGATCTTTCGAGCGGTATCCGTCCAGTCGGCTTCGCCTTGGTGAAGGAGGATGCCGGAGATTTCGCCTTTTTCCTGGGCGAGTTTCAAGCGCTCCAGCATCCATGGGTAGGCACCGGTCCAGTGGTTGTCCGGCGGGATCGAAAAATCCTTGCGTCGGCTGGAAGTCACGCCTTTGCTGAAAAAGCTGATGTCCACTCCGGAGATGGCACAGGGGATGAGGGCGATGGTGTCCTGCGGAAGCGAATCGGCCAGGACCTTTCCGAACCAGTCGCCCAGCCCAACTCCATTGCCGCAGGAGTGGAGGGCGGGGGCGGCGATGGCCCATTGGTTGTACTTGCGGCCGTTGCTGGAGCAATCGTTGTATCCAAGCACCTTCACGCGGGGATTGGTCTTGCGATCCTCCGCGTCGGAGGTGGAACCGCCGTGCATGTTCGATTGTCCGAACAGGAGGAAGACCTTCCACGGACGTGGTGTCGCCGCCAGCGAGAGGCAGGGGACCAGAAGCAACGATGATCTCAGCAGAAAGGAGCCAAACACAAGATCCTCCGGGAGCCTGATGGAAACGTACGGACGGGTTCTACTTCCGGGTTGAGAACGATCCCATCGACCCGACTCCAATGGGTGTACAGGGAGAATAGGGCCATCCACCCAAGATCGGGGGGGGATCTTGAGTGCTGTTTTGTGGAAACATCAAAAGCCACATCTGGAACTCCCTGGTTCTCCAGCAGCATTTGTTCGATTTTTCTACCACGGAATATCCATCCGGTGCGTTCCTTGTGATAGGATGGTGTAAGCATGCGCTCGATCTTTGAATACCTGGATTATCGTGATTTGCTCAGGGACGCCTTCGAGGACCGGAAGGCGAAGTCACCGTTGTATGGATACCGCATGATGGCGGAAACGCTGGGTCAGGACACCAGCAATATTTTCCGGATCCTCCAGAAGGACGCCCATCTGCCCGCACGCTGCCAATCCCGTGCGATCGAGTTTTTGGGACTTACCGGGCGAGCGGCGGAATATTTCGTGCTTCTGATCGCCTACGCCCGAGAGAGGGATTCCAGAGCCAGGCACGACATCCTGGAAAAGGCGATGGCCCTGCGGGATGTGGCGAGCCGAGATCTGGTGGACAAGGAGTTGGCTTATTTCCGGGAATGGTGGATCGTCGCCGTGCGATCGATGGTGGAGGTCATGGAAGGGCGCGTGCAGCCTGCCGCCATCGCCTCCCGCCTGCATCCCCCCGTTCCGGAGGAAGACGTGGCGAAGGCCTTGGAGTTGTTGTTGGAGTTGAATCTCGTGAAAAAGGCCAGTTCAGGTCGACTGGTACTGTCCGAGTCCCATCTGAACGCGGGTGGACCGGAAAAAACGGAAGCGGTCCGTCATTTTCAGAGGCAGATTCTGGGCTTGGCGGCAGAGTCACTGGAAAGGTTCCCTCGGGAACAGCGGGATGTCTCGACCTTGACACTGGCGGTCGATCAGGCGGCGTTTGCTGAAATCCGGGAAATGTTGCGGGAATTCCGGCAACAGATCCAAAAGCGTGTCGAGGAATCCTTGCACCCCGATCGGGTCATGCAGCTTTCCATGGCCTTTTTTCCGTTGGCCTCGGCCTCGGAGGCATCGCAATGAGACAAACCAGGACACACCTCGCCTCGTTGATGGCTGGAATGGTCGTTTTCTCCTGCACCGGGGAGCGGGGCACCGCCGAAAGAATCACGGGGAACACCACCCAGACAGAGAACACCGCCTCCGCTCGGACAATTCTTGTTGACTCCATCCTTCCGGCGTGGAACCACCCGTACTGGTTCCCCACGGTGGCCACCCTGCGGCTGGATTCCAACAACTTCGATTTCAGCGCCACCGATTCCGCGGGACGGGATTTGTCCGTCTTGACGGAAAGCGGCGATTCCATCCCGTTTGACGTGGTTGAATGGGACAAACCCGCGCGTCAGGGGCGTTTGCATGTCCGCCTCGAAAGGCCGCTGTTGTTGCCGGGAGCGAAGTTCGTCCTCCATTGGACGCAGACCTTGAAAACCCGAAGCAACGCCAGCGCGGTCTGGCGGGAGATCCCGGACAGCCAGAGACTGTTCATCGGTTCCGTGCTGGTGGACGATTTCGAGGGGCCAACCCTCCGAACCAAGCTTCCGGACAGTGCGACCTGGTACAAGAGTTCGGCGGATACCACGGTCACCGTTTCCGATCCCGTCCACGTCGCGGCTGGGGGAATCCGCAAAGGCACGGCGCTTCGGCTTGCGTACAAAACACCAGCAAACACGTACAAGTGGGCTCTGGTTGGCGTGGCGTTGGGCACCAACAGCCAGTCGCGCAATCTGCGCAGCATGGATTCGATCGTGTTTTGGGCCAAAGGGTCCGGAACACTTTCCGTCGCGTTCGATCGCCTGTCTCCGTATAAGCCGGAGGGCAAAGCATGGATTCATCTGGAATTGGATACCGGTTGGACCCGGATCCGGATCCGGCCCTCGGATCTGCTGGCGCCGGACAAGGTTGGCGAAAACATCGGTTGGGATGCCGTGCGGGACCGGGTGACCAACCTGACCTTCCTGGTTTCCGGCGGAACCAACATGTATCTGGACGATATCCGGCTCTATGGCCTCGATGTCGAGGACCTGAAGTAGCTCCCGGGGGCGGCTGGGGAAGCACCGCCCTTGGCGCGACATTTTCCGATCGCGAGCTGCACTCCATCGGCGGCGTCGGACGCGGTTCGCCATCGTCGGTTTCTGGCCAGAAACGAGGTCGGGAATCGTCGCTGGATTCTTCGGATGGATCCATCGTTCGTGGACGGAGTCCGTCGTTGGTGTTCCTTTTGAAGTTTTGACAAGAGCTCTGTCCTGGCTTTCCCCATATTTCCGTTGCCTCGAGCCTATTCTCATGGACATGGATGACGAATGCAAGAGTTCGGTCGACTCCGATCTCCCGGCGGAGACGACTCCGCCCGAGACCGTCTTCTCGGATCGAACCTGTGCAGTTGTGGGGGAATGAGCATGCAATCTGTTTTCGAGTATCTCGACTATCGCGATTATCTGCGCGACTTCTACGAATTGCGGAAGTTCGAATCGTCGCTTTCCACCTACCGGATGCTCGCCGATTTCTTCGGGATGGACACCGCGAACATGTTTCGCATCCTGAAGGGGCAGGCGCATCTTCCGGTGCGGTCCCATTCGCGAGCCATCGAGTTCCTGGGGCTTTCCGGAAAGGAGGCGGAGTTCTTCCTCCTTCTGATCAGCCACTCCAGGGAGCGCAACGTGGGGATGCGCAAGGAGCTCCTGGAGAAGGCCATGGCGCTTCGCGAGGGTGGAAAGGCCGCGAAGTCCGGCACCTCCAACGAGACGGTCGGCTTCGATGCCGAGAACGCGGAGAAATCGCCCCGCATGCAACGCGAGGTGTCCACCTTGACCTTCGCGGGCGACCTCGAGACGCTCAACGACATCCAGGAGATCCTGCTGCGCTGCCGCAGCCAGATCCAGCGAAGAATCGAGACCACCGCACATCCTGACCGGATGCTGCAGCTGGAAATGTCGATCTTCCCCATTTCGCAGTTGTTGGACGTTCAATCCAACATGGACACCCCCGCGCTGAGGCTGCAGCGGGTGAGCGCGCAGGGGACCTGAAGCCGAGCAGGTCCCTGGTTGGATCCGGTGCTTGGACCCTCAGCCGAGCATGGTCAGGGTGCCACCAAAACTGCAGTCTGGGCTGCATGATCGTCGGCCACGAGCGACACCCAATAGATCCCCGCAGGAAGCGAAAACCCGCGCATCTCCTCGGCGTGGGGGCCGGCGGCACGGAAGTCCCGATGGATCTCGTGCAGCAGCCTTCCCTGGAGCGAACGCACGCGGATGTCCACCGATGATCCCGACTCGAGTTGGTAGGAAACCGACATGACGGAATTTGACAACCTCGCCGTGATCGCCGCCGATACCTGCCTCGACGGCGAAGAGATGGACGACACCGGGGTGGTGGTCATCACGTTCGTCCCTTGCCAATCCTTCTGGCTGTTGGAAACCACCCACGAGTACTTGGCGATCTTCGAACCCTCGCCGGGCCATGGATCCATGTAGTGGAGGCTGGAGTCGGTGAGGCCGTGCCCCACCACGAAGTGTCCGCCGGAGGTCTTGTACGCCCAGCGCACGATGAACGGTCGCTTCGCGTCCAATTCGGTGCGCGCCGCGGAGAGGGTCAGGGATCCTCCCCTGCCGGTGTTGTTGACGCCCCAATGCTTGAGGATTTCCTGGATGCTTCCGGGTTCCCCCCAGTTGTAGTTCCAGTAGTTGCACGCGCCCTTTGGCGAAGTGCAGCAGTCGGCCGTGCCGAAATCATGGAACGTGGCGGTGGTGCGCGTGTAGTTGGCGATTTCGCACTGCTTGAGGGGGGTCTTGTAGTAGCGCAGAACCGCATTGGTGGTTCCGGCCCAGCACCATTCGGTCTGCTCCTGGATCACCTCCGGGACATCCAGGACGACGGGAGTGGCGGAAAACGACAAGGGGCCGACCAGCAAGGAGAGGAACATCTTCCTGAAGGGCCGGCGAGTCATCGGTTCTCCTTGGGTTCGGCGTGGGATCCGGAAGGCTGCGAACGGTGGGAACGCAAGCTTTTGTGGATGGAACGGAACATGTCCCGGCGCGAACGCTTGTCCAGCGAATCCAGTGACAAGGATTGCCGCGACGATCGCAAGGCAACGTATTGGCCTTCGCTGAAATCGCCATCGGGTTGATCCACCATCAGCACGTCGCTGCGCAATCCGTCCAGTCGCAGAAGCCCTTTGCGTTTGCCCGGATGGGAGGATTCCAACGCGCCGATCTCCTGGGCGAGGGAAGCGCCGCCGATCTCCACCGCTTGCAACGTGCCGCCGACCGACTCCACCGTCAGGAAGGTCCTGGCCTTGCCGTCGAGGAGGATGGGGACGCGCCACACGCCGGTGGGCACGGGGCGATCCCAGACGGAATCTGTCTGATCGGGAAGGGAGTCGGCGATGGCCGGGGGTGCTCCATAGACCGGGATCGGGTCGCCCACGGTGGCCCGTGCGAAGGCGGAACGATCGGGAAAACCGTGGCGAGTCTCATGGCCGACGGGGACCATTTCCAGGAAGGCGCTCAGCGCGGATTTGGCCACGGAACGAACGGAATCCCGGGAGGCGGTTGGCGAGGGATGGATCGCCGCTTGACCGACCGACAACAATCCAAAGGTCAAAACAGCCAGTATTGTTCGCACTAGGTCTCCTCCTCGGATACAGAATAGATCGAGCCGCCTGGTTCCATCACGGCGATGGGGATGGAACGGTGGAGATTCCGCTGACAAATGGATGATCGATCGGATCAGCGGCGCTTGGCAAGGAACGAATCCACGGATTTGGCGATCGATTCGGCGATCTTCTTTTGGCGATCGGGATCACTCAGGATTTGCACATCGCTACTGCTGGACAGGTACCCCATCTCGATCAGCACCGAGGGCATCATGGATCCCACCAACACGAAGAACCCCGCCTGGCCCGCTCCGGTGCGCTCCTTGGCGACCACGCCATCCTTTTCCATCTGGCGCACGACTTCGCCGGCGAACCGTTCGCTCTCCTTGGTGTACTGGTTGAGCTGGTGCTCCAACAACATCCATTCCACGGGAGTGAGGGCGTCCTTCTTCTGGCGCTCGCCGGTTTCGAATTGGATCGCTTCGTTCTCTCGGCGTTCGATGGCCTTGTCGGCTTCGTCCTTGGCCTCGCGCAGCAGGAACACGATGAACCCGTTGACCTCTTCGCGGCGCTTGGAGGTCAGTGGCAGGCTGTTGCAGTGCAGGGAGATGAACAGCTCGCCCTTGGCGGCGTTGGCCTTCTGGGTGCGCTCGGAGAGCTTCAGGAACACATCCGTGTCGCGCGTC
This DNA window, taken from Fibrobacterota bacterium, encodes the following:
- a CDS encoding NPCBM/NEW2 domain-containing protein; protein product: MNTVAKTMAIGLCAALSVQAQKVSMTPPMGWNSWNTFYGNINESLIKGIIDVMGTNGMRAAGYIYVNLDDNWMANPARDASGNLRADPTRFPNGIKSLSDYAHSKGMKLGIYGDRGSMTCMNVPQSGSYGKEAADAKTFASWGIDYVKYDNCNPVGQMQSDYTTMGKAIAASGRQMVYSVCAWQTQEWMAAVGNLWRSTDDITSEWLGVNNVYGRAIMTNLDGNADKFIFTRPGAFSDPDMLEVGTGKLTTDENKAHFGLWALMAAPLIAGNDVRSVNATNLAILTNSDIIAIDQDPAGIQGRRIIKNGDFETWVKPLGTDYNAFAVGLFNRSGSASNMTIKWSDLQLDPTSVTVRDAWAKKDLGNIKDAHTVSVPSHGLALFKVTGTRDPNATTWVSDRHIHSITNAWKLLGVDKSVAGNGLKIGTKTYTKGLGTNSPSTTVLALRKKFDKFQSDIGIDAETSAGSVVFQVFGDGRKLYESPVMKGGAAPVSIDVPVTGIDSLSLVVTDAGDGNTNDHGDWAGAKLTLPTAGAAPLSQAPKIWRTSVQGDRLVLDRTASFDETLRIHDLQGREALSRRVSGSHVEIPLEGLARGIHTVRLGDAPSDQATTFYRD
- a CDS encoding alpha/beta fold hydrolase, which translates into the protein MNKPTVLSTLAVGLALVGPATAQSTVTLNFSFAGKSRNAVIYVPAGISKPPVVYFVHGYGGSGTNFANDTKGNQVAEREKFIAIYPSAIGGSWSMQDTADYPFLLALLDTVDRRYKVDRERVYCTGFSQGGFISNGLGYKHPETFAAVAPVSGHIPSFSTTAAIKRPVPILTMFGTNDVSDVASFMKDINNWIKLNGCNTATKTSQRPYPATNKSSMVAKTTYLCAQGSEVVYDSMITGGHEWPMNTNTKVNTTEEVWAFFKRFTLSGNASLAPGTPNGSSSIQATFHAGEVHLSDAREIRSATVSRLDGTIVLQCAVDQGRFRFPDASQGVFLITSIGPWGSKTSLLNVP
- a CDS encoding TIGR02147 family protein; the protein is MRSIFEYLDYRDLLRDAFEDRKAKSPLYGYRMMAETLGQDTSNIFRILQKDAHLPARCQSRAIEFLGLTGRAAEYFVLLIAYARERDSRARHDILEKAMALRDVASRDLVDKELAYFREWWIVAVRSMVEVMEGRVQPAAIASRLHPPVPEEDVAKALELLLELNLVKKASSGRLVLSESHLNAGGPEKTEAVRHFQRQILGLAAESLERFPREQRDVSTLTLAVDQAAFAEIREMLREFRQQIQKRVEESLHPDRVMQLSMAFFPLASASEASQ
- a CDS encoding TIGR02147 family protein, with the translated sequence MQSVFEYLDYRDYLRDFYELRKFESSLSTYRMLADFFGMDTANMFRILKGQAHLPVRSHSRAIEFLGLSGKEAEFFLLLISHSRERNVGMRKELLEKAMALREGGKAAKSGTSNETVGFDAENAEKSPRMQREVSTLTFAGDLETLNDIQEILLRCRSQIQRRIETTAHPDRMLQLEMSIFPISQLLDVQSNMDTPALRLQRVSAQGT
- a CDS encoding C39 family peptidase, coding for MTRRPFRKMFLSLLVGPLSFSATPVVLDVPEVIQEQTEWCWAGTTNAVLRYYKTPLKQCEIANYTRTTATFHDFGTADCCTSPKGACNYWNYNWGEPGSIQEILKHWGVNNTGRGGSLTLSAARTELDAKRPFIVRWAYKTSGGHFVVGHGLTDSSLHYMDPWPGEGSKIAKYSWVVSNSQKDWQGTNVMTTTPVSSISSPSRQVSAAITARLSNSVMSVSYQLESGSSVDIRVRSLQGRLLHEIHRDFRAAGPHAEEMRGFSLPAGIYWVSLVADDHAAQTAVLVAP